The proteins below come from a single Tigriopus californicus strain San Diego chromosome 3, Tcal_SD_v2.1, whole genome shotgun sequence genomic window:
- the LOC131878274 gene encoding SET domain-containing protein SmydA-8-like, giving the protein MGTSIADEECFFCQKDCSIRCSACGLSACSPQHLTLHRPKAYCFPFRIQSKPEVGRYIVATRSISPLEVILEDDPAVFGPNHDTEPVCLECLVPVDGAYLCSQCHLPLCGDKCDQIRKYHARECQLLSQTPKGYKMRVDFNRVGKHPGMKAIAPEYCCISPLRLLALKAQDPELWDRVQMLMDHDDDRRKEEDYWKMFQVNAVDFLRQICGFDFTEEEIFRATGIIRTNAFHVQHPYMKIHDASGGAVFPTFSFLSHSCLANARYSVSSDNHLTLRAQREIPSGAEITIQYLSFMFGDLKRKCEIQDCWFFQCTCPRCDDPTECGSYLSALRCQKCTFGPVLTSNPRNLKASWSCQSCQHKMSHEEVDEVCTRFDQVVRGIKVGDVEAYETTLERMLEELQPTHYLVLTVKKYLCDFYGFIQGYKYDQLPVDKFEAKIRYGEEFLATLSKVDPGCPKWKGLLLFDLHKALMIKSNADYNQGQMSKDDFLLKLKQIQSYLAEARQILDVEPDGTRERHLASQAQKAKANIDEILLFSNFI; this is encoded by the exons ATGGGGACCAGCATTGCCGACGAAGAAtgctttttttgtcaaaaggaTTGCTCCATCCGATGCTCAGCCTGCGGGTTATCTGCTTGCTCGCCCCAACATTTAACCCTTCATCGACCCAAGGCCTATTGTTTTCCATTCCGCATTCAGTCCAAACCAGAG GTGGGCCGATATATCGTAGCCACACGATCCATTTCGCCGCTGGAGGTGATCCTGGAGGATGACCCAGCTGTGTTTGGTCCCAACCATGACACGGAACCCGTCTGTTTGGAGTGTCTGGTTCCGGTGGATGGAGCGTACTTGTGCTCTCAGTGTCACCTACCTCTTTGTGGCGACAAGTGTGACCAGATCCGGAAGTACCATGCTAGAGAATGCCAGCTTTTATCCCAGACACCCAAGGGCTATAAAATGCGCGTGGACTTCAACCGAGTTGG AAAGCATCCGGGGATGAAGGCCATTGCTCCCGAGTATTGCTGCATCTCGCCATTGCGCCTACTGGCCTTGAAGGCCCAAGACCCAGAGCTCTGGGATCGCGTTCAAATGCTCATGGACCACGACGATGACAGGCGGAAAGAGGAGGATTACTGGAAAATGTTCCAG GTGAACGCGGTGGATTTTCTCCGGCAGATTTGCGGCTTTGATTTCACCGAAGAGGAGATCTTTCGCGCCACGGGCATTATTCGCACCAATGCCTTCCACGTTCAGCATCCCTACATGAAGATCCACGACGCTTCCGGGGGCGCCGTGTTCCCCACGTTTTCCTTCCTGTCCCATTCTTGCTTGGCCAATGCCCGATACAG CGTCTCATCGGACAACCATCTGACCCTTCGAGCTCAGAGGGAGATTCCATCGGGGGCGGAAATCACCATTCAATACCTATCCTTTATGTTTGGAGACTTGAAACGAAAATGCGAAATCCAGGACTGCTGGTTCTTCCAATGCACTTGTCCCAG GTGTGACGATCCCACGGAGTGCGGTTCGTACTTAAGTGCTCTCAGATGCCAGAAGTGCACTTTCGGACCAGTTCTCACTTCGAACCCACGTAATCTCAAGGCATCATGGAGTTGCCAGTCATGTCAACACAA GATGTCCCATGAAGAGGTGGATGAGGTGTGCACTCGATTTGATCAAGTGGTTCGTGGTATCAAAGTGGGCGATGTCGAAGCCTACGAAACGACTCTGGAGAGGATGCTGGAGGAGCTTCAACCAACGCATTACTTGGTGCTGACGGTCAAGAAGTATCTGTGCGATTTCTACGGTTTCATTCAGGGATACAAATATGACCAGCTCCCCGTGGACAAATTTGAGGCCAAGATTCGTTACGGTGAGGAATTTCTGGCCACCCTATCCAAAGTCGATCCAGGATGTCCAAAG TGGAAAGGTTTACTCTTGTTTGACCTTCACAAGGCCTTGATGATCAAATCCAATGCGGACTACAACCAAGGTCAGATGTCGAAGGACGATTTCCTCCTGAAATTGAAGCAAATCCAAAGCTATTTAGCCGAGGCTCGGCAAATTCTGGACGTGGAACCCGACGGGACCAGGGAACGACATCTGGCGTCCCAAGCTCAAAAGGCCAAAGCCAATATCGACGAGATCTTGTTGTTCTCAAACTTCATATGA